The Coffea arabica cultivar ET-39 chromosome 9e, Coffea Arabica ET-39 HiFi, whole genome shotgun sequence genome has a window encoding:
- the LOC113709606 gene encoding 7-deoxyloganetic acid glucosyltransferase, which translates to MDQVEQLRPHVLIFPFQAQGHVNSMLKLAELLCLAGINITFLVSYNIHNRLLRHTDVVSRFSKYPGFNLDHYPDAYDESKIHTAQQIMELSSSLQSVVKPFLREFVSKDPAHGTGKNRPRFSSIIADGILSLALDVAEEIGLPLIYFRTISAGAFWTYFCIPQLVEAGELPFSGDDMNIRIENVKGMEGFLRRCDLPSFCRVSDLTSPDFSFLLRETLQTPRAKGLILNTFEDLEGSILSHVRTYCPNLYTIGPLHAHLKTRLQLQVANSNNSNSNSNSLWQEDKSCIKWLDNQPPKSVLYVSFGSITVITREKLLEFWHGIVNSGVKFLWVIRPDSIKAEAGDDVLKTTKSTPEMELEEATKERGCMVGWAPQEEVLAHPAIGGFLTHSGWNSTLESIAEGVPMICWPYFADQQPNSRFVGEVWKIGLDIKDTCDRVIVEKAIKDLMVERKDEFLHRADEMAKMARKSVEEGGSSFCNLVRLIDYIVKG; encoded by the exons ATGGATCAAGTGGAGCAGCTCCGTCCTCATGTACTCATCTTCCCTTTCCAAGCGCAGGGGCATGTGAATTCCATGCTCAAGCTAGCCGAGCTTCTATGCCTTGCCGGCATCAATATCACCTTCCTAGTCTCCTACAACATCCACAACCGTCTCCTTCGTCACACCGATGTTGTATCACGGTTTAGCAAGTATCCCGGATTTAATTTGGATCACTATCCCGATGCATATGATGAAAGCAAGATACATACAGCCCAGCAGATCATGGAATTGTCTAGTTCTCTGCAGTCAGTAGTAAAGCCATTTTTGAGAGAATTCGTGTCCAAAGATCCAGCACATGGTACCGGGAAGAATAGGCCCCGGTTCTCAAGTATCATAGCAGATGGGATCTTGAGTTTGGCCCTTGATGTTGCTGAAGAGATTGGCTTGCCCTTGATTTATTTTCGAACGATTAGTGCTGGTGCCTTTTGGACTTACTTTTGCATCCCTCAATTGGTTGAAGCAGGCGAATTACCCTTTTCAG GAGATGACATGAATATACGAATAGAAAATGTAAAGGGCATGGAAGGATTTTTAAGGCGTTGTGATCTACCCAGTTTCTGCCGTGTTAGTGACCTAACTAGCCCAGATTTTAGTTTCTTGTTGAGAGAGACCCTACAAACACCTCGAGCCAAAGGGCTCATCCTCAATACATTTGAAGATTTAGAAGGGTCTATACTGTCTCATGTTCGAACTTATTGTCCGAACTTATACACCATTGGACCTCTCCACGCACATTTAAAGACTAGGCTCCAACTCCAGGTAGCAAATTCAAACAACTCAAATTCAAACTCGAATAGCTTGTGGCAAGAAGATAAAAGCTGCATAAAATGGCTTGACAATCAGCCACCAAAATCGGTGCTTTATGTGAGCTTTGGGAGCATTACTGTAATCACAAGAGAAAAACTCCTTGAGTTTTGGCATGGTATAGTGAATAGCGGGGTAAAATTCTTGTGGGTCATCCGTCCAGACTCAATCAAAGCAGAGGCTGGAGATGATGTACTCAAGACTACTAAGTCAACTCCTGAAATGGAACTGGAGGAAGCTACTAAGGAAAGAGGCTGTATGGTAGGATGGGCCCCACAAGAAGAGGTGCTGGCCCACCCTGCAATTGGTGGATTTTTGACACATAGTGGATGGAATTCAACTTTGGAAAGTATAGCGGAAGGAGTGCCAATGATTTGTTGGCCATATTTTGCTGACCAACAACCAAATAGTAGGTTTGTGGGAGAGGTTTGGAAAATAGGGTTGGACATAAAGGACACTTGTGACAGAGTAATTGTGGAGAAGGCGATCAAGGATCTGATggtggaaagaaaggatgaatTCTTGCATAGAGCTGATGAGATGGCCAAAATGGCAAGAAAGAGTGTTGAGGAAGGTGGATCCTCCTTTTGCAACTTGGTTCGTTTGATTGATTACATAGTTAAGGGCTAA